In a genomic window of Acidimicrobiia bacterium:
- a CDS encoding ABC transporter ATP-binding protein codes for MSEALLEARGVSVRFGGVVALNQVDFAAGTGEITGLVGPNGAGKTTLFAVLSGLLRPRSGQVLFDGVDVTSASAQRRARLGLARTFQRLELFTELTVRAHVVVAHRVRRHRDRTLLRDLAGFGARPTPDEDERVHSILALLELEAVADVPVVLLPLGTGRIVEIARALATEPRIVLLDEPTSGLDVHETERVAHALRAASRDRGVAFVMVEHDVELVLELSEDVTVLDFGRVIARGSPADIRSSANVQAAYLGAPADAESG; via the coding sequence GTGAGCGAGGCCCTCCTCGAGGCTCGGGGCGTGAGCGTCCGCTTCGGCGGCGTCGTCGCCCTGAACCAGGTCGACTTCGCGGCCGGGACGGGCGAGATCACGGGCCTGGTCGGGCCCAACGGCGCCGGCAAGACCACGCTCTTCGCCGTGCTCTCGGGCCTCCTCCGTCCCCGCTCGGGACAGGTGCTGTTCGACGGTGTCGACGTGACGAGCGCGTCGGCCCAGCGCCGAGCCCGCCTCGGGCTAGCACGCACGTTCCAGCGCCTCGAGCTGTTCACCGAGCTCACCGTGCGCGCCCACGTCGTCGTCGCCCACCGTGTCCGCCGACACCGCGACCGCACCCTGCTGCGCGACCTCGCCGGCTTCGGAGCCCGTCCGACCCCCGACGAGGACGAGCGCGTCCACAGCATCCTCGCCCTGCTCGAGCTGGAGGCGGTCGCCGACGTGCCGGTCGTGCTGCTCCCGCTCGGGACCGGCCGGATCGTCGAGATCGCTCGGGCGCTGGCGACCGAGCCACGGATCGTGCTGCTCGACGAGCCGACGTCGGGCCTCGACGTCCACGAGACCGAGCGGGTGGCGCACGCCCTCCGTGCCGCGAGCCGCGACCGGGGCGTGGCCTTCGTGATGGTGGAACACGACGTCGAGCTCGTGCTCGAGCTCTCGGAGGATGTGACCGTCCTCGACTTCGGGCGCGTGATCGCACGGGGATCGCCGGCGGACATCCGATCGAGCGCCAACGTCCAAGCCGCGTACCTCGGCGCGCCAGCCGACGCGGAGTCCGGGTGA
- a CDS encoding ABC transporter ATP-binding protein encodes MTDAAAPLLVVEQLDVRYGEARALFGVDLELAPGRTLAVLGPNGAGKSSLAAAVAGRVRPTAGRVHFAGRDVTGWPAHRLSRLGLAYVPEERAIFPHLSVLENLRVLLRHAVPRRERAGAMDRALDAFPILGTRRRQLAGTLSGGEQQMLSLARVLAAPPRLLVADEMSLGLAPLVVGLVFDGLVRAREAGVAVLLIEQYVERALEFADDAVILRRGQVVWRGASADAGSELVASYLGDAG; translated from the coding sequence GTGACCGACGCCGCGGCGCCGCTGCTGGTCGTCGAGCAGCTCGATGTTCGCTACGGCGAGGCGCGTGCGCTCTTCGGCGTCGATCTCGAGCTCGCGCCCGGCCGCACGCTCGCCGTCCTCGGGCCGAACGGCGCCGGCAAGAGCTCGCTCGCGGCGGCGGTGGCCGGGCGGGTCCGGCCCACGGCCGGCCGGGTTCACTTCGCCGGCCGTGACGTGACCGGCTGGCCCGCGCACCGGCTGAGCCGGCTCGGGCTCGCCTACGTGCCCGAGGAGCGCGCGATCTTCCCGCACCTCTCGGTGCTCGAGAACCTGCGGGTGCTGCTCCGCCACGCCGTGCCCCGCCGCGAGCGCGCCGGCGCCATGGACCGCGCCCTCGACGCCTTCCCGATCCTCGGCACGCGGCGCCGTCAGCTGGCGGGGACGCTGTCGGGCGGCGAGCAGCAGATGCTGAGCCTGGCCCGGGTGCTGGCCGCGCCGCCTCGGCTCCTCGTCGCCGACGAGATGTCCCTCGGGCTCGCGCCCCTCGTCGTGGGGCTCGTCTTCGACGGGCTGGTGCGGGCCCGCGAGGCGGGGGTGGCGGTGCTGCTGATCGAGCAGTACGTCGAGCGGGCCCTCGAGTTCGCCGACGACGCCGTGATCCTGCGCCGAGGTCAGGTCGTCTGGCGCGGGGCGTCCGCCGACGCCGGCTCCGAGCTCGTGGCCAGCTACCTCGGCGACGCCGGCTGA
- a CDS encoding AMP-binding protein: MALDLDLHGVAADRARRYVADGSWTDETLGSILAAGLLEGRDLPLAVYSQTRPWRGTFADGFDLARRVAGGLRAAGVGPGEPVAFQLPNWVEAAATFWAVALLGAVPVPIVHFYGPKEVGFILEQSQARVLVTADRFGHLDYLANLEALRPRLGALERVFVVGAAAPSEAEPFSALAAADRVDEPAPTDPSAPALIAYTSGTTADPKGVVHSHRTIGFEIRQLGAIQAKGGRPALVGAPVGHGIGMLAALLIPVWRRDPIHLIDVWDPARVLATMLDQQLTSGNGATYFLISLLDHPDFTDAHRALMAHIGLGGSAVPAAVGERCAAMGISTVRSFGSTEHPSITGMTHDAPLEKRIHTDGRALPGVELELRDDAGGVLGVDEPGEIWSKGPDCFVGYTDPGLTAAAFDRDGWFGTGDVGVRDADGYVSIVDRKKDIIIRGGENISALEVEEQLLHLGGVAEAAVVAAPDARLGEHAAAFVRMQPGVAAPSLPAVREHLERAGLARQKWPEELRAVTEFPRTASGKVQKFVLRDRLRAEAS; this comes from the coding sequence ATGGCGCTGGACCTCGACCTGCACGGCGTGGCCGCCGACCGGGCCCGCCGCTACGTCGCCGACGGATCGTGGACCGACGAGACGCTGGGCTCGATCCTGGCCGCCGGGCTGCTCGAGGGCCGCGACCTGCCCCTCGCGGTCTACTCGCAGACCCGCCCCTGGCGGGGCACGTTCGCCGACGGCTTCGACCTGGCCCGCCGGGTCGCCGGCGGGCTGCGAGCGGCGGGCGTCGGCCCCGGCGAGCCGGTGGCGTTCCAGCTCCCGAACTGGGTGGAGGCGGCGGCGACGTTCTGGGCCGTCGCCCTGCTCGGCGCCGTCCCGGTCCCGATCGTGCACTTCTACGGGCCGAAGGAGGTCGGGTTCATCCTCGAGCAGTCCCAGGCGCGCGTGCTCGTCACCGCCGACCGGTTCGGGCACCTCGACTACCTCGCCAACCTGGAGGCGCTGCGGCCGCGGCTCGGCGCGCTCGAGCGCGTCTTCGTGGTCGGCGCGGCCGCCCCGTCCGAGGCGGAGCCGTTCTCAGCGCTCGCCGCCGCCGACCGCGTCGACGAGCCGGCGCCCACCGACCCGTCGGCGCCCGCCCTCATCGCGTACACGTCGGGGACGACCGCCGACCCGAAGGGGGTCGTCCACTCGCACCGCACGATCGGCTTCGAGATCCGCCAGCTCGGCGCCATCCAGGCCAAGGGGGGCCGGCCGGCGCTCGTCGGCGCCCCGGTCGGCCACGGCATCGGCATGCTCGCCGCCCTGCTCATCCCGGTGTGGCGACGGGACCCGATCCACCTCATCGACGTCTGGGACCCCGCTCGGGTGCTGGCGACGATGCTCGACCAGCAGCTCACGAGCGGGAACGGGGCGACCTACTTCCTCATCAGCCTCCTCGACCACCCCGACTTCACCGACGCGCACCGAGCGCTCATGGCGCACATCGGGCTCGGCGGGTCGGCGGTCCCGGCCGCGGTCGGGGAGCGGTGCGCGGCGATGGGGATCTCCACCGTCCGCAGCTTCGGCTCCACCGAGCACCCGTCGATCACGGGCATGACCCACGACGCGCCCCTCGAGAAGAGGATCCACACCGACGGCCGCGCCCTGCCCGGGGTCGAGCTCGAGCTCCGCGACGACGCCGGCGGCGTCCTCGGTGTCGACGAGCCCGGGGAGATCTGGAGCAAGGGGCCCGACTGCTTCGTCGGCTACACCGATCCGGGCCTCACCGCGGCGGCGTTCGACCGCGACGGCTGGTTCGGGACCGGGGACGTCGGGGTGCGCGACGCCGACGGCTACGTCTCCATCGTCGACCGCAAGAAGGACATCATCATCCGGGGCGGCGAGAACATCAGCGCGCTGGAGGTTGAGGAGCAGCTGCTCCACCTGGGCGGCGTGGCCGAGGCGGCGGTCGTGGCGGCGCCGGACGCGAGGCTCGGCGAGCACGCGGCCGCGTTCGTCCGCATGCAGCCCGGCGTCGCGGCGCCGTCGCTGCCGGCGGTGCGCGAGCACCTCGAGCGGGCCGGGCTGGCCCGGCAGAAGTGGCCCGAGGAGCTCCGTGCCGTGACCGAGTTCCCGCGCACCGCGTCGGGGAAGGTCCAGAAGTTCGTGCTCCGCGACCGGCTGCGGGCCGAGGCCTCGTGA